A segment of the Mercurialis annua linkage group LG4, ddMerAnnu1.2, whole genome shotgun sequence genome:
AGGGTTAAAATGGTGGGTGTGAAGTATTTTCCTTTTGTATTAATTCCAAATTTAATGAATCAACAATGTGCTTATAAGACGCATACTTTTTATTTCTCTGATTAGAGTACTTAATTGAACATAtgtatataatgttttatagaTACTATTATATTTTGAGCTTTCAACTAAACTGTTctgaaaaaatgttttttttatttaacattttaactatgttataatttatgtaatatataattttattttcaatatatttccATATGTAAAGTAGTTTTCTCATATTATtgcaaatataattataaaatacattattttttttaaatcagtcCAATCGGTAAACCCTTCACCTTCTGTCCTTAATGATTTAATGGCCGGATAGAATTTGACAatcatgatttttttgttttaacggGTCTTGCTCCGATTCTATGTTGCGCTCATGGCACACGGCTTCCGGCTTATCCCTTTGACCTCTGAGGCTAGAAGGCGAAAAGCCTTGAAATTGGTTCTTCACACAAAGATAGGTTAAATATCTCCTCAATAGGCATAGTCTCTATCAATGCGGATTCATAGCATTCTCCCGTCGCTTACGAGTATCCCATAACAATATGATTAAGGGAATTTCATCATCAAATTCCAAATACTTGCTCCCGAAATTGATTCGAATATAAAAGGTCTTCCTAATTGCATTATACGCCATACGCATTTCTACCACACGAATCGTGGTCCAAACGTTTTCCGTAGATTTCCCATCTCCCCTGAACTCTATAGTTAACTTCACTGTCCCTAGGGGTTCGGATGAGACTTCCTCCTAGTCCTACTATTAGATTGGGACACTATCGCATGAATGGCGAACTTTTTTGTTGGAAGGAAAATCAACATTATCTTACAAATCCAAGGGCTGAGTTTTGCATGCTCTTATTTCATACTAATAATTAACCTTTTACATAAGATAGGCAGCATTCTTAGTAGCCCCACTAAGAGCAATAGCAATCGGGTAGTCAAAAAATTTAGTCGGGAGttaaattctaaaataaaaagttttaatcgatgatttttaacattaatcaacGTCAAATGCAGAATCGAGatttttttaagataaatttgtatttttaactaATTTCGACCAAAACGGGCGCACGACTCGGCCCCTAGCAATAGTAGTATATATGCTTTTTGCTAAGCATGCGAGATTGATGTACAAAGTGGATATTAGAACCAATGATGAGAGAATTATATGATAATCATTCCTCAACATTGTTTCTACTTTACTTTCGTATCCCTATAATTCTTCACCAAAAAGCTACTTTTCTCTTTTATGTCTCCAAATAATAATGTCATTTACTACTCCTTTTCAGATAATTCATACCatactttaaatttatttttgatggaATACTAATACTTTAATTAATAACCTTTAAAATTCTGGCTTTTTGTTAAGACAGTAATGATTATTTCCACCTTCAACGAGAAAACTGGGATTGTTGAATTTGCtgtctttttgtaattttaaaacaatattttatccTCACCAAGGATATGGACATCCAAATCAGTATTTTAAGAACCTAAGCGGACCGACATTTGATAACAAATCAAGAAGTCAATATAATTCGATCCTTTtctgaaaattatatttttaattctacttttttgaattaaataactcATCTGAAACACTGATTTAAATTTGTTGTATAAAATTTACTAGTACTAATAACTAGTAGCTTTTTGCTGGTATCCACTAGTTGATTGaaagtatatttattgtttaatttttttgtcgaaattaaataaattgaaccGTAACCggtgataattaatttttttaaaacactgatccAAACACCTCTAAATTTGTTGTATAAGTCTATTAGATTTACTTTTCACTAGCTTCTTGTTGGTATCTATTACTCCTTCCATTATTTTACAAGTCCATCTAAAAATTAacacattaattaaaaaaaatatttcttaccATAAAAAAGTTGAATTTAGTAATGGTAAAATTCATCACAAATTTGTCACAACTTAATATTTGTGACGGGTTTGACCATCACAAAAAAGGAGTCACATTTTTTTCTTGTTATAGAAATGCAATTCATCACTAAATTTATGTATGGAAGGACTAAATTATTGACGaaaaaaaagcgaaaaattatattatttaaaatttaaataaaaaggactaaaatataaattataatatatgtgaAATTTCAAAATAACTTGCTCAAAGAATTAAAGATGAACAACTATAAAAGTAAAAGTCATGGAGAAAGAGGAACTTTGATCGATATAATATAAAGAGTTAAAAGACAATTGTAATCCATAATATTaaacggatattaaactctgtaggtCATTAGACTTTTctcaaattatagaaaaatcattaaacaaatttttattataaaatagtcactgaactataccttttgctATAAAAGGTTTTACCCATATAAAACGTACCGTTTTTATGcaaaaacgcaacatttttACTTACATGACACCGCGAAATTACTAAGAAAGACATAGTTACAtgacatttttgtaataaaaggtataaactaacaattttttttgtaattcacaacaagtttaatgttctttttataataacagaaatatttttgtaacaaaagatTTAGTTCGGtgattattttataagaaaaatttaTTAGTAACTTTTCTATAATTTAAGAAAAGTCTAGTAATCTATATTGTTAATATCCGATAACTTATAAGTCCAAATGAACACGGTAATTAAAATACAAAGGAGACTATTCTAGAGAAGGAGAAAAATAAAGTGTATTTTATGAAAGTTATCCACAACAAAGAAAATTCCTACTACTTCCAATGAACGACAAccaatttttgttatattttgataatttaatttttaatttttttataattaaaaaagaggagtgtttatgaaaaaaattgcaCATACGATCTTGACAGTTTTCTGTCactatttgaattataattcgGTTGTacattcaattttaaaacaacagAATCAATTGGCTCAGTTTTGCATATGTGATCCAACCCATATTGGTTGAGCGACATATTGGCAATCTATCGGCCACAAGCAGAATTCACTCCGAATTAATTAATAACtttcactttaaaaaaaaaatattaaaatgttaaaatataacaaattgaatataatattaataactaTTGTGCAAAAATTATACAATTGGATAAccgtaaaatttatttttttaataattgaggaGAGGAAGCGTTTATGGAAGAATTTGAACCCACGACTTAACAGTTTGATGCTTATACGTACTATTCGAATTATATACAGCTCATTGGTTAAcagtaaaatttatttaaccTGCAAATTTAAGAAGCATCATGCGTTCATAACTTTCTAAGAAGAATTGCAAAAGAAATGGGATTAATGTCTTGTTTAGTGACTTCCTGGTCCACCATCCTTGCATAAATATCAAACAAATTGTCTAAAATAGCTTCTCCAAAGTGGTGGCAGATCATTGGTTCTTGAATAGCCCTAACAGTCATTGCAACTTCTGATCCATAATTCCCATTagttttatcatattttttcttaGTTTCATACAAATGAGATTCAACCAATTCAAAAGAACCATCCCTTCTAATTTCACTCTCTATTTCTTCTCTTGATGGTGCATAGAAATGCATATCATATGAATCAACTTTTTCCTGCTCAATTTCTccctataaaaataatatatcaagACGCAcatacataaataatataaataaaaaatgagaaaGATATCAAACTAATAGTACgaattaatttatgaaaaaagtctagttaattaaatttgaatacTAAATCCAGAAATCATATCCATCAATAACCTAAATccagaaataatataaaattataatatcagtattagtaattttaattgttgagAAATTTATACTCATTTAAGTATAGGACCTACTTAGTAAAATCAAGTAAAAGAACTTTTAAGTGCGGGGAAATTCGAACTTACGATTTAAGGGTAAATGTgagaaaatattttgtttttatttctttagcTATTGTGGAAAAGTTAAGGGACCTATGAGGGCAATGGGGTTATCTACCTCTATCTCTAGCGTTGTTTTTGAAATTATGATAATTAAgaacacacacatatatatactagtgtcgctttacgtgtttcacacgtggctcatAGTGTAATTTGTCAAATAATAGtaacaattatatttattatgaatgtgataattatatttattatgattatgctaattatatttatatttaattaataattattttaaatataaaatattgaataattagaatagtaatttattaaaaatattttattttaattaaagttttatatgtttaaataataattacatattaaaaatagtaaattttataatattatttaccTTTATAGGAACATAttttgtactccctccgtcccgtttaagaagggacaaatgagttttgcacaaatattaataaaataagacaatattttattttgtcatgtctACCCATATTAATTAGTATGGTCTTTcctaataatagaataaatgtattgtaaattgagttgcatttaatgcatattgaaataactaaagggataaaagtggaagttcaatataaattggcacagaaaacacgatatgaccttcttagatgggacaaataaaaatgggatatgtcccttcttaaacgggacggagggagtattatttatgGAGTTGATATCCGAGAGTAtactattaaaatattataatttttatgatatatttattttatattagaaacatcaattttgttaattttcgATTTTATATCCTACCTAATAATATTACAGAATATTATGAATCTTCAAGAACATGGCTATACAACAATCCTAATTGGATTGGGAATGTCACAATGTGCATCATTCATCGCATACAATGAATAAGTTGCCCACCTTTATAGCTAAACATTTTAAGTTGCCCACCTTTATAGCTAAACATGATTATTACTGattattacaattttattttaataggaCTCTAACTATATTATCTCtcattagaattttaattagaatacATCTATTGcaataaattaaatagataattaatCAATGAccataaaacttttatttaataataaattagtaaggattatttggtaaatttgtctgtcctgcccatccgtgcttttatatatagtatatatatatatatatatatatatatatatatatatatatatatatatatatatatatatatatatatatatatatatatactatatatgaACGGTATCTGAATTttctaaaatgaattattttgatGCGCGAGCTTTTATTTATTCTAATAACGCACTGACTTCTTTTTCAAACAAgtatttttaatcatttattaaTCATATATTAATatcatttatcattttaattacaGGGCAAGTGCGTTCATTTGCCTACATTATCATCATTTTTTGCTAAAGTACTTAGCCTTTAAATTTAAGTAAATAATGAGATTACCTTTCTCCTTTTTTGGCACTTCTTCAAATTTGAAAtactaatttaaaagaaatgaaagtttAGCACTCAAACCCCTCCAAAAAAAGTTTAGCACTAAAAACCctggaaaaaaaaagtttagcaCTAAAATAATAGGCTCATAAAAGTTCAAACACCATTAACATGATTTTTGCCTGAACAATTATTATCATAATAGATTATTTCAAGAGGATTAAATGATTTCATTCCTACCTACAAAATGACTCTAAAATCTTACTCCCTCCAGTCCATAATATTGTcgcatttgatttttttttttagtacataatatttgtcattttaaaataggtttaattgcaccaaaaatcatcaattttcgCCGTGTtcttggtatttaacataatctttttttcttggcatatttaacattaactttCATTTTAGACATATTTATACAAGGGACCGTTTTTGAtgtaaaacgacgccgttttggatataaaacggctcaatttttaaaaaaaatacaacaatggacaaatatgtcaaaaaatgaaattcaatgttaaaaatgccaaaaatatattattttattttaaatactatacgcaaaaattcatgatttttggTGCAGTTGAGccttttaaaatatcaaaaagcaTTAACTGTCCAAATTTACCCCAAACTAGTTTATCGAAAGCATACAATAACATAAATATTGTTAGTAGTCATAAAGATTAACAAGTTTCATGATAGGgataatttaagaaaattatctacaaaattaagacatattatttactttttttatttttatgttaaaggcaaatgcgacaaatatcaTGGACCGGAGGTAGTAAGTATGATACTCTTAGTGTATGAGATTAAAATTAACACTTTCccatgtattttttataaatataattttatgcaTGGCATTTTAGGTATTAGATAACTAAAATATCTTATAAATGATTTTagttatatgaaattaaaaatattaagttgTAAATGATGATTTATTAAAATGCACCagaaagaataataattttgaccTAACCCACATAAGTGAACCAAAATATCTAGAATAAGAATGTATGTAACGAACCTGAGAAACCAACAGAGCAAGAGATCTGGAAAGAAGTTCCCAATAGAAAGAGTTGCCTCTATCAACATGGTCTGGACCTATTCTTCCAAGCAAGATCAAAACCATGCGCCCTCCGGTGGTTACTTCTTCGGATCGCAATCGAAGGAACATCGAGAAATCCTCTTTGAACTGCGTGTAATATGCTTGCGACACAAGTAACGGGCTCGATTCCGATATGTAAATATTGCCTTTATTTATTGACTTTCCTTCCTCATCATAAAGACCTGGAGGAGCCTGAAATATATGTGTACTTCTCAACTCTATCGGACATTAAGTGGCTCATTCAGTAAATTTTTATGATAgacaaaattgataaaatataaaatttaaggtGGACAATACTATAGATTTTAAGACGGAAAAAATATAatcttaaattatatatttatagttttcaaatattcaaaataataagatGGACATTACAGACATTATCATATGGTTAAGCTGATTTATAACAACAAACAAAGTTTTGTCTCTTTTTGGTACATGAATTTAGAACCGTGCCTTTAAATCTTCCGATGTATTTTTATCGGAAATTTCGTTAgttatgtttgtatttttttaacaagTAACTCGCCATTTTTAGAGCGTGAATTACATGGTCTTATTGAAAGGACTTAAACACATATTCTTTCATAAGTTTAAAGATCAGAAAAATTCAAATGACGATAACAGTTTGAcagtataaaataaaatcaaaaacatcagtttgatttgatttgtagaAAAATTGCAACTCATTTTTTGGTTCAACCCGAACtaaaaaccgaatcaaattggaaaaaaatCAACTGATCTAActggttttgttatattatcaagactgatttttttttctcaatatgAATGTATGaatacataattaataaatcaaaagtAGAAACTGACGGATTGTCAGAAAGCATAAATTTTTAGTTGACATATCCTGGAAGAAAAGATATAAAGCTAGAAAACACCCTAAATTTTTGTGGACAATATATAAATTGTAata
Coding sequences within it:
- the LOC126676522 gene encoding probable methyltransferase TCM_000336 produces the protein MDVEKVFHMSGGNGDNSYARNSSFQKNVSDMANNIIIQAVQQLYLELSPISMGIADLGCSSGPNALSNIKHIAEAVEAISCKIKNCTVPEFRVYLNDLPGNDFNSVFKSLPDFYGELKKKERNGECPSIYVAGCAGSFYGRLFPNNSLHFVYSSYSLHWLSKAPPGLYDEEGKSINKGNIYISESSPLLVSQAYYTQFKEDFSMFLRLRSEEVTTGGRMVLILLGRIGPDHVDRGNSFYWELLSRSLALLVSQGEIEQEKVDSYDMHFYAPSREEIESEIRRDGSFELVESHLYETKKKYDKTNGNYGSEVAMTVRAIQEPMICHHFGEAILDNLFDIYARMVDQEVTKQDINPISFAILLRKL